The Coccinella septempunctata chromosome 9, icCocSept1.1, whole genome shotgun sequence genomic interval aaatttctcaatttgaaaatatgtgtAGAAAAGAGAGCGATTCATTGCAAATGAACTCATATAATGCCCGTAAAGCAATTTTCCCATAACAAAAATAGAATACGACGTTTGTTCATAAGCGGATGGAATTAAAAAATCTAGCATACGGTTATAAAGTCGCTCTGATATCTTTTGTAGCCTTCTTCTTATTGGTAGATCCACACAAAAATGTGATTTCTTCAACTCGCCAACACTATCGAGATAAAAAAGAtaagtattttttttccattctcaTACAGCTTGAAACTTTTAGAAGAAAGAGCTTTAATAGTTTTTATGGAAAACCCCCTCGATTTCCGCAGAGGAATTACCTCTTAAAAAATTTCGCAAATTATTtgttaacaccctgtatatattactCACCTTTCATCAATAGACAGTACTGAATTTTTATACTACAATTCGAAACTATACTGATTTTCGTTGTTGAATATGTCTCCattgctgattgaattttttagaaaattgcaattttttcttaCTCAGATTACGCAATTCGTCAAAGTTGATTTCTCTGTTAATGCGCCGATTTAGAGCTTTGCCTAGGGCGCCAGTTTGGCTAGCGACGGCCCTGTATTTACTATGCGCGCTTGGaattttcaggcagttcttgTCTGTTCAGGGAAAGAGTTCGGTAGAGTTATaggcatcttcaatttttcaatcGGTTTTCTTTCTATAAATTAGTTGGGCATCTCGGAAACTGCTCGACagatgaaatcgaaatttgacATTACTTTTCGAAACAATATCTTTGAACCAAGTTCTAATTCACACTCTCATCTGAATTGTATTGTAATCTCAAAAAAAGTCTTATGAGAATTAAGGCGAAGCAGCGATGAGTGAATCCGGTACCTGGAAGAGTGACCGCTCCGATTATGAGTTTTAAAAAGCGCGTTATTAAGTTTTCATCGACAGATGAACCTGATAGTGGACCAAATAATATGAGAAATTATGAATTTGAATTgagaattcaaatgtagattgcagcgacatggtgttgacagttcgaaataaaaagttaatgcagtaattgtcatttttgaaggggcttttgagattttcgtccaataaatccttttttcagttggtagttgttttctctcaattttgaagattggttttCGAAACttgattcaagtgtgttaattattatcaatttcaggccaataaatgtcatgaagtataagtatttataaaaaaaattccgagtatgttctgaatcagctgataaataagagcaatatttttcgaaccaaacttcttggctctttacacgatcataaagaaggaaattgatttatggtagccacaactatgatatcttacCTTCTCCAtttccattatatacaatggctaaaattgcaacattgatgctaagaaaacttgtccaagttgaactgggaatcagaaatgattttctgaatgaattttgtgggaatgttatggaaattcatatgtatatccacTTTCTAGATGAAAAAAGTCCTGTCTGtgggaaacagatttgttttttgtgtaaacCCTTATTTATCCAGGTTATTTAATTCACCtcctattcttcgtaactgatTCGAAATGTACAAAAGCTTCATTATGCAATAAAAGGACGagttacatatgtccttaaacattgactagaagttcatttcatcgtggaaaatagtaaaaactgacatcttcacaagaaattcgtaatcgaagatttgctcgaaGGATACAAATTATGATAACTTCACGAAGCTTTTCCCATTATCACGAgatagataaatatattttcaacagattaagatatattttttatgaaagatcTCATTGAAACCCCAAAATATTTTCCGTTTCTCGATGTATACAAACAAatgtgcattaactttttatttacaaaaattgacaccagggggcgtatcgcttgttttgaattcccaatcacATACAAATCATATCCTATTCCACACGTTagcattcaaatgaaaatatttatattcaaaaagttattcaGAGATCCATGCACACAAAACTGTCCTTCAAATCAAATAGATTAACTCGATCCATTGCAAGGAATTTCAAAGTTATTATATAATTACATATATGTAGGTAGGTATAATTATTCATATTctcatataaaataaaaaataaattgaattccttatataactacacagtaacaaatacttaattagtaatgtaagattacaatggattataatatataacataaaaatataaattttttgaatcgaACTCATTTTATGTATCTTACTCCTAGTCACATTTCTAGAAACTTCAACGAATATCATAATATTCCATGTTGACTCTAATAATAGTTTTCAGtaatatattcaatatagaaAATATCTTTGCGCATCTCCCCTCCCTAAATAAAATGTACTGTAGGGAAAATCATAATCCAGTTCAAAAATCTGCACTAGTCAATGTACATATGcgaatgaaaatatatgtatCTGCGTAAGTTACTTTTCTTTCCTGTACGAATCCGGCACGCAAATTTAAAAGTGCTAAAAGACACTTCAGTGGCGACGAGGATAACGGACATTAAAAGTTATATTTTCGGACTTAAATAATCTTATTTACAAGTATTcaacgaattttatttcttgtGAGGTGAAATTTATCAGTGACACACGTGTCCATCATGCCGGGCGATCGAGCAGCGGCGACGTCGGCAAACACATCTTTCATCGGTCAACTACgagaatttcagttgaatatcacCGATTGGAATATTTACAAGGCAaggttgaaaaattatttcagtgCTAATGATATAACAGACTCTGATAAGAAAAAAGCAATCTTTCTCAACATGCTGGACGAAGAATCTTATAAAATCATCTTCAGCATATGTAGTCCAGAATTGCCTGAAGCAAAAAGTTTTGATGCTCTGATACAATTATTTGATAGACATTTTCAACCGAAGAAGTCAGTGTTGGCTGAACGTTTCAAATTCTTCGCTTCAAGAAAAGAGCCGGAAGAAACAATTCGAGAGTGGGCTGCACGCTTAAGGAGTTTGGCAGTCTCTTGCGAGTTTGAGGCTGAATTGGACATTTGTTTGCGAGATCGTTTTGTCTGTGGTTTTGGAAAAGGGATCATTCTAGACAGACTCCTGGAAGAagacaaaaatatcacatttgaGCAAGCGATCACCGTAGCAGAAAACAAAATGGCGGCATCCCAAAGTTATCAAATTTCGCAATCAGTCAAGACCGAACCAATCAACCTCATACGCAACCGCAGCAATGACAGGCCACGTCATAGGTCAGGTGACCAGAGACACGCCGCCGCAGAGAAATCATCAGGAAAACCAAAGCAACATGGATGCTCCTGTTGTGGGAAAAAAGGACACACAAAAGATAAGtgctttttcaaaaataattattgtaaTTTTTGTAAAAAGAAAGGTCATTTTTCAAGTGTCTGTTTcaatagaaaaaacaaaaatcaacataattatATAAACAATGATACTGTTGAAATTCCTGATCAAACAGATGATGTTCCATTATAtgttttgaatgaaaataatgaaaacattccttttcaaattgatataatgataGAATCGATAATTATTTCTTGTCAAATCGATTCAGGAGCCAGTATCTCTTGTATGtcagaaaaattatttgaaaaaaaatttaaaagaacGCATAAGTTAAAACCATCTGATAAGTCTTTATACTTTTACAATGGAACTAGAGTTCAACCTTTAGGCATATTACCATTAAATGTAAAGTATAAAAATGTTGTAAATAGTATAAATTTTTACATTATGAAAGATGGTGGTGCACCAATTTTGGGAAGAGATTTCATGAATATGTATAATATTGGTTTTTCTAATTTACAATTTATCAATGATGTTGATGGAAAGACTAAATGTTTAATTGCCGAATTTCATGAAGTTTTTTCTGAAGGTTTAGGAAAATTTAATAAAGGAAATATCAATCTAAAATTAAAGGACACTTCAGTTACGCCAAAATTTTTTAGAGCTCGTCCTATTCCATATGCTCTACAAGAAcctgttgaaaatgaaattaatcgTCTGCTTTCTCTAGGCATCATCTCTCCTGTGGATTATTGTAAATGGGGAACTCCAGTAGTACCTGTGTTAAAGAAAAATGGGTCTGTGAGGCTATGTGGCGACTACAAGGTTACCATTAACCCTTGTATCGAAGTCGACCAATACCCCCTTCCACGCATTGAGGATTTGTTTAGACGTCTACAAGGAGGATCTCAGTTTTCGAAAATGGACCTCTCTGATGCATATCAACAAATCTGCTTAGATGAAGAATCGAAAGAACTTACCACGATTGTAACACATAAGGGTTTGTTCAAATATAATAGACTGACTTACGGAATTTCCTCAGCACcttccaaatttcaaaaattgatggAATCTTTACTAAGTGGTTTGGAAGGAGTAGTAGTATTCCTGGATGATATTTTAGTCACGGGTAAAGATGAAATCGAACATTTAAGTAGATTAAGAgaagttttgaaaatattaaaaaattctggTCTTAAATTAAGTCCATCgaaatgtaaattttttcaaaatagtgTTGAATATTTGGGTTATATAATAGATAGAGAAGGTTTACATACAAGTGAATCTAAAACTTTGGCAATTGAAAATTTCGTTGAACCTAAGAATGTAAGTGAGCTGAAATCTTTTTTAGGCATGGTTAACTACTATGGTAAATTCGTTAAAAACCTGTCTACTGTTCTTTATCCCTTGCATCAATTACTTAAGAAAGATGCAAAGTGGGAATGGACAGAAAGTTgcaaaaaatcttttcaaaacaTTAAATATCTGTTGAAATCAACAGAAGTCTTGGTTCATTTCGATCCAAacttaaaaattaaattaaCTATAGATGCTAGTCCTCACGGTATTGGGGCAATATTGAGTCATACTTATCCTTCCGGAGCTGAAAGACCTATTGCTTATGCTTCAAAGTCGTTAACCAGGGCTGAAAAAAATTACTCTCAAATAGAACGCGAGGGCCTTGCTATAATTTTTGGAGTCATAAAATTTCACCAATATTTATACGCTAAAAGATTTACCTTGGTAACAGATAATAAGCCTTTGATggcaatttttggaaataaaaaatCCATTCCTCAATTTTCGGCAAACAGGCTTAGACGTTGGGCTGTCATTCTTTCGAACTACGATTATGAAATTGAATACGTCAAATCTACAGAAAATAACGCAGATGCCCTGTCTAGAATGTTGCCTGAAACTTCAACACAAGACACTTTTCAGAATGATGTTGATTTACCTTATTGTAATTTCTTAGCAAAAAGTGATCGTTTTCCGGTAAATTTTGAGGAGGTTCAGAAGGAAACACTCAAAGATGTTGAATTGAGTAAAATTAAGGATTTAATGATCAAGGGTTGGCCAAAGTATGTAAATGACCCAAGTATCCGACCCTATTTTTCAAGACGATCTGAATTTGCCATATCTGATAATTGTTTGTTTTGGAACCATCGGATTGTGGTTCCCACTAAATTACGTCAAGATTTTCTTGGGAATTTACATCTGAGTCATTTGGGTATTGTAAAAATGAAAAGTATTGCCAGATCTCATTTTTGGTGGCCTAACCTAGATaaagatattgaacgtttggtTAAGAAATGTATTGGTTGTTCAAGTAATTCTAACAATCCTCCCAAAGTCCCTTTGGCAGGATGGAAATGGCCAACAGAAGTGTGGCAAAGACTGCATATTGATTTTTTAGGgcctattaaaaataaacattatCTGATTGTTTTGGATGCTCATTCTAAATGGCTTGAAGTATTTGAATCTGCATCTACGAGTACCCAGATGACAGTTAAATTTTTGAGACAATCGTTTGCCAGGTTT includes:
- the LOC123321020 gene encoding uncharacterized protein K02A2.6-like; this translates as MPGDRAAATSANTSFIGQLREFQLNITDWNIYKARLKNYFSANDITDSDKKKAIFLNMLDEESYKIIFSICSPELPEAKSFDALIQLFDRHFQPKKSVLAERFKFFASRKEPEETIREWAARLRSLAVSCEFEAELDICLRDRFVCGFGKGIILDRLLEEDKNITFEQAITVAENKMAASQSYQISQSVKTEPINLIRNRSNDRPRHRSGDQRHAAAEKSSGKPKQHGCSCCLGKFNKGNINLKLKDTSVTPKFFRARPIPYALQEPVENEINRLLSLGIISPVDYCKWGTPVVPVLKKNGSVRLCGDYKVTINPCIEVDQYPLPRIEDLFRRLQGGSQFSKMDLSDAYQQICLDEESKELTTIVTHKGLFKYNRLTYGISSAPSKFQKLMESLLSGLEGVVVFLDDILVTGKDEIEHLSRLREVLKILKNSGLKLSPSKCKFFQNSVEYLGYIIDREGLHTSESKTLAIENFVEPKNVSELKSFLGMVNYYGKFVKNLSTVLYPLHQLLKKDAKWEWTESCKKSFQNIKYLLKSTEVLVHFDPNLKIKLTIDASPHGIGAILSHTYPSGAERPIAYASKSLTRAEKNYSQIEREGLAIIFGVIKFHQYLYAKRFTLVTDNKPLMAIFGNKKSIPQFSANRLRRWAVILSNYDYEIEYVKSTENNADALSRMLPETSTQDTFQNDVDLPYCNFLAKSDRFPVNFEEVQKETLKDVELSKIKDLMIKGWPKYVNDPSIRPYFSRRSEFAISDNCLFWNHRIVVPTKLRQDFLGNLHLSHLGIVKMKSIARSHFWWPNLDKDIERLVKKCIGCSSNSNNPPKVPLAGWKWPTEVWQRLHIDFLGPIKNKHYLIVLDAHSKWLEVFESASTSTQMTVKFLRQSFARFGLPETIVSDNASCFTSADFQDFLKNNNISHVTSPPFHPQSNGAAENSVKTIKNCLKRSFSEGTPVDTNTILSRFLLDYRTTKHTTTGVSPSQLMFGRNIRTRFDALLHKSPCKSIENRVRHNQQVQKQNFKGKNKVNFEVNDVVIVKDYRDPNSVNWIKGQIVKKVGKVTFLVKIFTLDRIWKRHSNQIMKTFNDINYPVKNVINNETILNSSSETDVNRDNVEVDPPVVHSDRPKRIVKPPKRFVP